The window TTCTGATCTTGTTCAATGCGCTAAGCCAGAAATGGGCATTCAGATTCTTTCTCACTGCATATCCAAGCAAGTTAGCTGAAACGAGTGATCCTTCCAACACCACAGCCAACTCTTCCACTATCGTCGCTAACCGCGGATGGTCTCCCGGCTTGACGCTTCCAAATGCAAGTGTCTTGAGCAGGTACCTGTACTCCTCGAATGTTAGACGGTTCAGAGAAATAGTCTGGACGGTCCCAAGTTTCTTCAAGCTTTCATTTCGACCTAAGATTATCACTTTGCTTCCTGTTTCCATACCTGTAACAGATGAATAGAATGTCTTCCAGTCATCGTCATCTACATCGGAAGCAAACTCGACAACTACCAGTGCCTTCCCTGACGGAATATCATGGTTTGTCATCCTGGTAAGATCGTCTCCACTCAGGTGCAAAATAACTGTGAAGTGAGAACGCACCGTGTCATACCTGCATACATGTGCAACAAGAGTTTTCTTCCCAACTCCACGTCCACCAATGATCGGTAGTACCGCCGGAGGACCAGGTAAGTCCTGTTGCAGCAAGAAGTTGATGATCTTCTGCTTCTCGACATGCCGACCAAACATGAAGTTGTCGACCTGAAGATAGGCATCATACGGTCTTCGGGAGATGCGCTCGCATCCACTCAAGAGCACAACAAACTCCACCATGTCAGTAACAGCAGCTTCCAGATTCTGAAGTGCACTTTGTAATCCCGAGTTGGAGGCCTTGTTTGCCGAAGAACTATTGGTTGTGCGAGCACGTTTGAAAGGAATGATATAATCAGACGACGTAGATGAATCACTCACCGAGTCCTTGGATGCCTCCTTATGTTGCTTGTACCTGATGTTGTCCAAGACATGGTACCCTTGGTACGTGGTTGCCGATAGCTGCTTCAACTGCATGAGCATACAAGAGTTCGTGATGTGGCGTCCATCCGCCTCCTCGACGACCGTGTGAGCACTCAACAAGAGTTGCTGTAGCCTCTCCACCTTCTGCTCCGAGTACAGACGGTCCGCATATTTGTTCATGAGGAAAGAGATGAATTGGCTGGCGAGGTCACTTGTAACGGCAGATATTGCAAGATCCATCTCAAAGTCTTCTGAGgtaggtgtcgtggaattgtcacgtcagatgtcctcgtgaaaggacttagttgtggagccatcgcaactaggaagcttgaaggggttaatcgggacaaaggacacgagaggttttatactagttcggccccttacggtaaaggtaaggcctacgtctagttgggttggtattgatgtttcgatgaccaggaagcgagatatgctatgcccggttctcgatgagttgtttcttgccctaagccgccagcaggtcgtccccttatatacacgggttgacgccctgtggcctacagagccccggccggcttataacagtgtccggctcggtgactagttaaaactaccttatgatacaagtcatgccattacggcggtttactacaacgggccttaagtcgcctgtgggcttaagccccctattgaactgccatcttcatgcttggtcttgggtttGAGTAttctttgtgtaacccggcccctcctgggtggcttacacaaatagttatatccccaacattaggccccagattgatttgaacttgttcatgtcaatcttaaaatacctttaaAGAATAACTTTTCAGTCTTCTGACTGTGCAGAAGGTTTTctttaaaccgccatgacatcatcttctggatcCGTGTTAACCCGGCGTGACGTCATCCTCTCTTAAATTCCTTTTCTATTCCATCGTATCCTTCAACGGATCTCTGCTTTATTGACtattccgaaaatcgaggcgtcggggccgctggataataactcTTATCTCCTTGTTTCCCGCGTCATCTCAGTTATCCTCTCCCTATAAATAGGCGCGACTTAGGTCTTCCACTTTCCCTCTTtcagtcatcttcttcctcttgcctcctctcgagctccgccgccgccgccgtcgaacccctcgtcttcatcgactcaggccgctgcatcaacctgactctgaccagaaatcGACGGCAAAACTCCGCAGCTCGTCCAcatccgtgagttcctctccttccctttcttagatctgcattggaactttgttgagttcgtcggtgttcatcaccgcCCGACGCAAACCCTCGCTAGTTCTTACCTCCAATACCCTGTTTAGATCGTAAAAACTACGTAGAACTGCTGCAGTActtgtttgtgttgatcttgcatagaaatagatctcatttccctttgtttggaaaccctcttcgagtgtatgaacttctctgccctgtttttaggtctagaaattttcttttcagagcaataatttgatccagaataatagctGTCATCCgtgaaacttgtttttatcacccggaaaacttcttctggtagatgcccttaaacacaactgtcgaggtgtccggcttaaataaatgacacgGAACCTTAGTTGCTTCTCAtgacctgaagaattttgaactgctcttgatacttgtagcggcttaaatattattGCACaatcatccttatatcattaggcccctccttaagccgccaccttgaataattaggatttttctccctggttaaaattgaaccgggtcttcttattttgtcataggccaactgttgtcatggctcctaaggcggccaaggcccctgtaacctgcaattgggtcccatccatagttaccaagaGTAAACTGGCTGAGTTCGTGAAATTTGGCCACCTGCCAAAAAGGGAGGTCATGTTTTATCAtgtccctgacccgtctgaagagaagcctcaacccaaagaaggggaggtgatagtttttacggatcacatgagccggggatttgcccctcccggctcaaaattcttcagggaagttttgaatttctttgaccttagacctgaagacatcggacccaattccgtgtcaaatatttgcaatttccaagtcttctgcgaggtgtacctggaagAGGAACCAAGTCTGCTATTATTCAGGGAACTTTTCTAcatgaaccggcagaatgaacgtgccaacgggcccagtcttgagcttggcggcatctcaatccagcgaagGAGAGACtacctttttccttatgctgaactgccgagtcacccaaaatcttggaaccaaacgtggttctattgtcaggacacttctccggctgatgagaagcctctacccggctttcgcgccctgcgccttgagtccaaccacccgctaccagacaaactgacggccgttgaacgtctgcctctcaatcccaccatcaagaagatcaaagctctcttgggaaacggtttaaatggcatcgatctggtccgagtctgggtcacttggcgagtacttccattaagccgccgttccggcttaatgtgtacttatacaggcgaaaaggatgacccattacgccatagtcctgacgacttaccagatgatgtggtggaggctacgacccagtcactgctgaaggagggcactgtgacaaGTAACACCTTCAGCTTACTTCCcttttgcaagaagaacccggcccctgcagtaagttatcaatcttaataaatactctttgTTATGTTATACCTTCTTTGGTACTCATAACTCCTTATCCTTTCccacaggccgatgataacttctggaaggtcaaatatgaccatgaggctgcaaaaCAAGCCAGGGCAACCAAAAaagccgaaaggaaagccgccaagacgggaacctcaaagaagaagaaacccaacgCCTCCGACTTACTAAAATTGGAGGatagttcttcggatgatgaagaggtaatctttaaattttctttaTTCCCTTGTTATTACCTATCTGACATTCTATCCGTTCAGGAGGACacggggaacagtcaagcagccaatgaagaggtaactataatctcctccgactcagagcctttgccaaagcaaaagatccgaagggtgacccggaaagtaagattttcacatactcttgcttatcaagatcctcaatttcttttgaagcaacaacagcttgagaaccggaggcagacccggagcaACAAGgacgcggaactctcctccggcttacctgacgtaaccaggaagcgccggactgaggttatctccgatttacgttctgttttacctttagcaggcttaattcgtcatcctctcaattcgtctgactccaattatcaggatacctctcgttcttccggtgaatccatgcagtcaaacatgccggctttcaaaactgctcccgggtaatgtaaccttatgtaccttgaactttactttacccatgcttgcgtattcatccttctgcctttgttaACAACATGCAAGTGAAACCTAGCAAGAGGgcgaagaagaataagccgtcccaataCCTGATTGTAACTGAACCGGTGATTAATGCGTCTACTCCAGACAactctacccatcagccgccgcctgatccGGCTTCTGAAATTCCAGTGCCAACTTCTGATCCGTCTGCTGAGGATACTCTCAACACAAATGACCCGgagactcctagcccggtcaagacaagtgaaccggaagttgagattgtgaggtctcagtttgttgaaccagggcggcctaccgtccttgccaaatgttccgccaaggaagaacttgccgaacgccgaaaagccaagcaggacattactgattacactcacttaagcattggtgatatagtctcgggctatctgaatcaagtgcataatagccgtgacctggaaattgacatggtaaaacaaatacagcacaaatatgaggtataacttatactttttacctgagtcttacatactgtaccagcccccaagtctatcgcttatgaataaatatgatgtagacttagaaatctattTTACTTATTAATTGAGCcggttcaaagagaatatatttaacctgGTCATAACATGATATTTGTAAATTTGCAAtatacattagtccccaagtgtcaagtatctttacttgtaacgtgcttgagacttaatatgtgtgacccggtatgataagtttaaaattcttcagcatacattagcccccaagtgccaagtatctttactagtaaagtgcttgggacttgaatgttatctTACTATAAcccttaccataacctggtgtcaatgcaggccaccataagttagtttgaatcggagcttgctgtcctgaagagtcgtctggaaactcaagaacttgagactcagaaggctaactccaaatttgaattcagtgtctctgaaaatgagaagctgaagaagaattttgagtcggagaagaaagcttgggctaatgagaaggcttcactggtgactcgggccgagacagcagaagcatctcttgcagaggcaacaaccgagttgtccgacttaaaacgacagatatctcaaatggtctcagccatcttcggtaagttactgtgcaaaacctcaaacattgtaacctttcaatgactattgtaataattaCTTCTGGCTGACTGTTATATTTGTGtacatacaggccccaggagtaccaaccttaaacaaaacatgctgatcaagcttaaagcagtttataccttagtggaacagctgtactctgggtcacaacgtgctttgtcCGTTGCAGCCTTATCAAGCCCTCCTCCCCGCCTTCTGCAAGACGTGTTGAAGAGCCTCGCTTTCCTGCCTCAGcagatccaagacttaaggcgggcgtcctcaagagccgaggccgtagccgcattgagccgggctaaagcatggctcccagaactagacccggccaaccttgcccttggatacccaagtctgaaggaaGACGGCACTGTATTTGACGACCATGATTTCACCGCCTGCATCAAGGCCATACGTCCCGTGGCAACCCATGTTGGAAACGACACTGACCTTAGCAAGTATGCGCGGGCTTATGACAGTGAAAACCGGAGAATTTcaaacactccatatgatcaaatcagcctgatccctccaattcgtaagcatacttttgcccctgaagtggacccaaccggtttaatagatgatgaagctgagtttgaagctttgagcgacattgactgggcctcgtcaactttccaggaaAAAACAGCtgacggagaagcggagaaggataacccggagacttcaagcccgccgaaggagtgaatcgccaggtgttttgcaaaaaacaatgcttcacttattcagactcagggagtcttgtaataggataggaaAAACCTCTCAacttttgtcatgccttcgcgcatgtttatggtgCTTAATACTTCCATAAGCCGCCATTGTTATATATTTCCAGCTTATGTTGATCG is drawn from Triticum dicoccoides isolate Atlit2015 ecotype Zavitan chromosome 6B, WEW_v2.0, whole genome shotgun sequence and contains these coding sequences:
- the LOC119321084 gene encoding uncharacterized protein LOC119321084, which codes for MDLAISAVTSDLASQFISFLMNKYADRLYSEQKVERLQQLLLSAHTVVEEADGRHITNSCMLMQLKQLSATTYQGYHVLDNIRYKQHKEASKDSVSDSSTSSDYIIPFKRARTTNSSSANKASNSGLQSALQNLEAAVTDMVEFVVLLSGCERISRRPYDAYLQVDNFMFGRHVEKQKIINFLLQQDLPGPPAVLPIIGGRGVGKKTLVAHVCRYDTVRSHFTVILHLSGDDLTRMTNHDIPSGKALVVVEFASDVDDDDWKTFYSSVTGMETGSKVIILGRNESLKKLGTVQTISLNRLTFEEYRYLLKTLAFGSVKPGDHPRLATIVEELAVVLEGSLVSANLLGYAVRKNLNAHFWLSALNKIRITRKVNISRFGCHPNGLLDQGRPVHFGPHHLLSPAAPAPSCLIPSASSRSSLPKLIFGDLLAEAGHIAPPKGDFRLISWESRLPPYTVFDHLARFVPSCVDDKPEASLSGRKRLGPSA